The following DNA comes from Alosa alosa isolate M-15738 ecotype Scorff River chromosome 13, AALO_Geno_1.1, whole genome shotgun sequence.
acagtaaaaaaaaaaaccttgtaaCGTGTAAATGATCTGTTTACatgttatattcttgtttttgtattcattattatttgtttAGGAATAAAAAGGCCTTCTGCCTTCATGCAGAAAGGGTTGGATTTTAATTAAAACGGGACTATTGTGAGACTGTTGTTCTGCTAATGCTTGATAGCAGAATCCAAAAAAAATTGGATGTGCAACGTGTATTTACTTGAAGCAGTTTAGGACCGGTATTGATGCCCAAGCTCTTACAGTCGTGTTTTGTCAATGTTTTATGAATATGTACAAATTTGTTGAATGGGGAAAAAATGTTAAATGTCGCTGTTCTCCTGCTGTTTTCTTTCACAAGATCTTCCATGAAGACATTCACCACTATTCTGCACGCACAGAATTCTATTCTAGCTTTAGAAGCGCAAGTAGGCTATCCTAGGCTATTATGAGCAAGACTGAACCATAGAGAGGGGTgatatatatgaatattttgGTTCCAAAACTCTATAAATCCATTTTTGCCTATTGCTGTCCGTCCccctgcccggattcctggcccgcgCAGCCTAACgacccactacttgccctaTGACGACTCCTAATCCCCTTGGACAATTAAtttcctacactggactatttgaactttctgacactaaataagATTAATGCATTGTCATATtggatatgtaaccatcccacctctttgtaacatacacctcaggtggctttaaacaccatatTCTTTTCTCTACACCTAACTAACTTACTCATTTATCATTTATCACAGACCTTTCTCTTCTGTACTGACcttaggcagatgggtcaggcccttgagtcgtggatctgcttgaggTTTCTTCCTACATGTTTCTCCAATTCTAGGGTTTTTCCCCACCCGTTACTCATGAGCCTTCTCTGATTGTTTAACACTCtctaaagcgccatgagacatgtgcaatgttttggcactttataagtgatattaaattgaaattaaattaaattgaaattgaatttttttaaaacattaataagtcatgttatttaattgtgtatttcaggtattCGGGTATAAATTGCGGTTATGTTgtttttgattgagtaaagacaAATCAAATAACAATCCCCATTTACATTTCCACTAAAATTACTAGgaaaacaaaattaaaataaattatttatgaaaattcattaaaatagaGGATATAACATTTAGGAaacaaactcttcatatatagGCTGCATCATGTTGCCTATCCTGTATAATTGAAAATCTGATAGCGCAAATGTGTACTTTTTTGACAGTGACAAGTGATAGCGTAGGCATACTGATAGCTTTGATTAAGCCTGATTGACGCATATTTATGTGGAGAGCTAGACAGTAGCCCTACTTGGCCGATGAGGCCCTGAGCCAGTTCGCCCATGCTCAAGACCAAGTAGAACTTTTGGCAAGACCATTGGCCGAGACCAAGTCTGAGTCCAAATACTAGCGAGACCAAGACAAGTCCGAGACCATGAAAAAAATGTCTCGAGTCCGGACTCGAGACCAAACTCGAGTACTACAGCCCTGCTTGTTTCAGCAAAGACAAAGACACCTTGACCTTCATTGACCTTCTTCATGCCACCATATTGTCTTTTGTCTATTTACATCCATTTCCCTATTTCAACCAGAATCTTTCTATAATTATGTAAtaaggtacaataatgttacatgtTACACAACTTATTGTAATTACCGGTAGCTATATTAAAAGTCTGTGGTTATGACTTTTGGTATCTGGACAGTGGACACATAAGGACCatgtaaatatttttatttaagaaTAAATAGCACAAATTGAAATCACATCATTTTAAACTGTAAAACAGACAACTATCAATGTTATACATCATTATGACAACTAAAAGTTTTCCGTTTTTTACTCAACAGCCAAACAACAGGAGGAGAAGGGAATAGCATATTCTGTGGAATCATGGGAGTGTATTCATGTACACAAAAATAATTACGCACATAAGTCAGTGTCCAGTTTATGCACTTTAGTTAGCTTTGGTGAAGGACTCATAGAGGGAGGTGAGCTGAGCCCTGAGGTTCTGGGCGTAGGGGTCCAGCTTGCCTTTCAGGTCTTCCGCGTAGGGTGCCAGGTTCTGCTGAACCATCTGGGCTCTCTGGGCCAGCTGGGTCTGGAGGTCGGCAGCCAAGGGGGCCACGTTGGTCTGGAAGTCCTGCAGGTGCTGGTCCACCTTCTGCCTGAGCTCCTCGGTGTAGGGGCCCAGCTGGGACTGCAGCTCCTTCACACTCTGCTCCAGACTCCCCTTCAGCTCCTCACTCTTCTGGAGCAGGGTGGTCTTCAGGGACTCGGACTGGGCATAGGGAGCCACGGCAGCCTTGAGCTCCTCAACCCTCTGCAGAACCTGGGCCCTCATGTCCTCCGTGTAAGGCTCCAGTTTCCCCTTGACGGTGGTCAGGTCCTGCTCCAGACGCTCTCTCAGAACCTCAGCCTCCTGGGTGATCTTGGTCATGAGCTCCTGAGCCAGAGGGGTCATCTGATTCTGGAGGGTGACGGCATACTGGCTGGCCACATCGGCACTCTCTGTCAACCTAGCGCTGTCAGGGAGAGACAAgcatttaaataaatactttttgcATTTAAACGGGAAAGAGAAATTCTATCAAAATCACTTTAAAAATATCGGCACTCTCTGTGAGTCATGCACTAATGATACACAATAAGCTCAAGTAAGAAAAAAGGTCTTATTTGCCATTGCAGGCATGTTGCTCTTTAATGACCTTTATTTACATGACTTACCTAACATCCTGGCCCAGCTGAGACTTCCTGATCATCTGAACTGTGTCCTCTGCAGTGCGTGTTGCCTTGGCCACATAGTCCCAGAATGTATCTTTCAGCTGCTCCAGCTGTGGTTTGGGCTCATCAGCATAGAAGAGGTTGGCATTGCaaactttggacaaaagtgtcaatAGATTAAAATAATTTTCCAAAACAGAGACACGTTTCATAATAATTTCAAGACCACAGTACAGGTAAGATCATTAAGATAAACATAAAGGGGAAATGCTAACCTGTAAATACAGCCAAAACGAGCACTGCAATCACCTTCATgattcttgtcctgtctatacAGAAAAATCAAACAGGCATGTGTTTTTATATACATCCATCACTACGAAGGTATCATATTGCCTCATAGGTATTCTCACCCACTCTTACCTGTGTGGTTTTGTATTTGTAGATGAATCCCTCACCCCGAGTGTAGATTTCAAATGAGTGGTTACTTCTAGCCTGTATTTATATATGAGTGGCAGGTTCTACTCCAGTCCTAACACTCAAAGTCCAAGAGACTGTGCCTTGCTGTAAGCCATCAATACTCCACATCTACACTTCCTGCTTGGACTACTGATATTAACCATCTGATTAACCAACTGATATTAGCCATCCAAGGTGATGACTCCACTGACTTATCTACAGTAAATAATGATTAACGTCTTAATGGTCCTTAAGGACAAGTGTTCAGtaatccatgtttttttttatctctgttttATCTTTATAAAGTGCTCTTATTTGCTAGAGAGCAGACACAACAGGCAATTATTTAATCTTGATCGCATATCATAACAAACgtatttttcattttggatTTAAATATctgccatgtctgtgtgtgtgtaaatgcaaaGTAGAGTGTAATTTAGCAGATGATGAGAATTCACAACATTAGATTAGGAAATTCAGGAATTCAGGTCATTAGATTTCGGAATTTCACGAATTCAGGTCGATCAATTCTCAGGCAGCGTCACTGCCACTGCTCCACCATGCCATTAAAATAATGAATCATATACTCATATACACTGTTTGTTAGAGGGAGGGATGATTGGTTTTGGCAAAAACAAAACGCGCTATCTGCCTCATCAACAGTGACGTGTAGGTATAAAGTGAGATATCTCTATTTGCCTGCGTGCGTTTGTCTGTGTGCTCTTCACTAATCTCTTGATCTTTTCACTCAACCGACTTTGCACGTGTGAGCACACAGTGTTGCGTGTGAAGTTGTTTGATTGTGAAATCTTTAAAAAGACAGCATCTAACTGATGTTGTTTATCTCAACAATGTGGCAGCTACCACCAGATGGGGTTTTCTTGCAAGCAAAAACATTTACCTGATCTTGACCTTCCCAATCTGATAACCCAGACCAGGCACAATGTGCCTGCAAGAACGTTTTGTGTGGTCTAACTACAAATGCAACCCTGGCAAATACACCTAATATACCAGCATAGGAAATCCCAGAAAAtagttattattatgaccgccgtatataggtttagtcagatttttttttttttttttttcgcatgcccaaatttccgtcaatgattcccgggacactgaaagacctgggtacacgaaacttggtgggcatgtaaccccacatggatttttttccatatgtttgcatccaggggtcatgttaacccatttcatgtgcacacatgtgcataaacagatacacacacatacattcacagtaatcatacgtatgacacatttgcctccacacacacataaaactaaggagaaacacagacataaaccccaaatgttcacccccgtatcccagcatgccctgcgtgggagaacgctaacaatgtcttgtgcgccgacgttacaataTGTTCACGTAGTTTAATCCATCCCATGTCTGTTCTCTACCGCTGAAGTTCACGGTTACGTCGATGTACTGTACAGATATGAAAAACGCGTTTTTTTATTGGACAATGCAGTGCCGAGATAACATCCCAGCTAACAATTTATGGTTCCCAGAACGTTCTGGGAACCATAGTTTTTGGTtcccaaatataaaataatcaaaatacaaaaggtctaaaaatatatataaacatcaGACTGTTAGGTGCTCTATACATtcaacaaatagacagacatactgtacaatagagacaacaATATACATTGTGGCAGATACCAACACAATAATATACAAAACAACTATAGAAATAAGACATAATACCAATATAAGTACACATGGAGTGTGATGTAGAGTGCAAAGTAATAGTGCAAATGTAGTGTGCAAGACACATATTGGAATGATAAAGTATGTAATGTGCAGGTGAATGGTCAAAGTGGGGATGACCCCACTTATCTGCAGTTCAGGAGAGTGACGGCAGTGGAAAAAGAGTTGTTCTTGtgtctggttgtttttgtgtgcagggaTCTGTAGCGCCTGCCAGAGGGGAGGAagttaaagagtgtgtgtgcaggatatgTGGAGTCTTTGGTGATGGTCTCTGCCCGCTTAGGTCCCAGAGTACAAGTCCTGGAGGGAGGGCATTTTgtttctcctctcctgcagcTCAGTGACTGTCGAGCAGGACAACAGCAATATGTCATCGACTGGAGCAAAGGGAGGTGACTGGGAGCTCCTTAAGAGCATGAGCAGCTCATCCATCTTCTCCTCAAATGCATCCATTCGCTGTGCCATGCGGTAATGGTTGTCCTTATTGCTATGGAAAAATGGATGGTGTTAGTTGTAGTTGTTAAATGCATTATACACTTGCATATGTGAACAAATGAAGGAGTCTTCTTACCTCTTATTTCCGGCTTCCATGGCCAAAGCCACCTCCCACTGTGTGTGATGAGTCACTTGTGCTgtttacaacaacaaaaaagttaGTTACTCTCAAGTTCCTGGTCATGAAATTGTATTTACTTGGAAATGGAAAATTCAAAGACACTGTACCTTCAACTGGGTCCCAAGATGAAGTGGCAGGCGTTATAATAGACCCATCCAGCTCTTGGCAATGAGCTGGTTGCCTGTGTGGTGTTGACTCATCTAAAAAGAAAGTAAATATGAATATTGGTCAGTTCATTTATGGTAGGTTTCTTGCACATGACATTTGCAAACGATAAATCTATGCTGTTACATTAAACAATCgctaaaaagaaaaactcaCATGCAGGTGGTGGAGGCAGTGACATCTGCTGACCTAAAAAAAGGCAGGAAGAGACAAATACATCAGAACAGCCACATGATATGCACCAGGTTAATAAACATGAATGTCAGTAGTTCCATGTTAGGAAATATGACTCAACTGGTTTCTTAAATACATGTTAACTTACAGACAGGGCTTCCAGGCACACGCACCATCCTGGAATGCTTTCTTGCTTGCGGAACGGATTCATCTGAAATAAAAGACCATACAATCTGCACTGATTGCAAAAAGAATATTTGAATTGTGTAAATAATGTAGTCTGTATTTAAGAGGTCTTACCATCACGTGACCCTGCACTGCCTTTTGTGGACGCTCGCATCTTCTTCATCCTCAATGCATATTCCATCCGCTGATGCTTTACTTAAAAATTCAGCTAGCTAACGGTTGTAtccaaaacaaagaaaatggcgaagagaaaaaaagatgaacgaaaacactttaattgttattgttgatgtgcgcttgctgtaggctagatcaggaaaatgtcaaaaaggaaacgtcagtggccacagcttgcgagcgcgaacacaagcgggctgaaatgggaaagtttccatccgaagactgatcctgaaaacgcgaaatgaactgcccgttatatatcgcacactgcaacgagttagtattgctgtgttaaccctgtTCGGTTCCACTTGCATATGAGACATCtttctcacatatgaaaaatataaagacaaacctcCGCTCAAgtttaagggcaattccgcgcaaaactgtcacatccataacgccaacacaatgccatggtttTAGTTGatgacagcctcaattcttgcatgaaacttcacctcactgaatatgagccagccagactccaaggccatcaccaaatctaatctctggtacagtaggcctaatgttcaatttcgccaatgacatgtcttgaaaattgagtgttgtgttgttaactatgatgttactttgcataccaaaaGAACAATGGGAAAATagtagtgatggggacgagaccgcctatgccgagtcggagtcaagaccgagtctttgaagggtcgagaccaagtcgagaccgagtctgttggttttgaaatacagtcgagtccgagtcaagaccgaatctttgaggaagcaagtccgagtcgagaccgagtcctttaggagtcgagaccgagtcgagaccaagaccataaattatttaatatcaccccagttaataatcaacagttaggcctacagactaagctagattgggaattgtttagaggagcagtcttAATGTCTTAATATGGTCTATGTTTTCaccatcattaaaaaaaaatccctaccACATGCATCATCTTTTGCCTATTTTTCTAAATTGCTTCAACAGTGCTGCTCTGTCATCAACATGTTAAGCCCTCCCtgacttttttttatcatagttaAGACATGCAGAGCAAATTAAAATTTTCTAGTGGTATAAATTAGTAGGCTTAGCTACTTTATAACATTTTCCAATATTTTCCAATTTTAAACATTTTGACAATACACTAGAATTCAGTATCTTTTAAAACTTTATTCCCCcataacacacataaacattacacccccctccccttccacaaacacacacacccaaatacacacacacacacacacacacacacatcacactatgTCACACTGCTGTTAACAAATATTCTATGTTATTAAACCCACCCCAGTCCCCAAAACATGAACATGTATTAGGGAGAATAAAtattgaacccatgctaaagttgactaaaaagaggaattcctctttttagtcaactttagcatgggttcaaatacttattcttCCCACTGTATATCTTTTAAACACACGGCAGGCAAGAACAAACTGCGCCTGAGATGGGACCGATGTGGTCTCATAATGAACACTCTAAAAACAAGTGCAACAGGCACTGAAGACAGGTCTTGGTCCCCCTCCCCATTACTGGCCACTAAACCATTTCCTCAAATCCCCCCAACTCCCACCCAACACCCCACATCCAAACCATTTAGCCCCACCCCCCCTGACCCCACATcccctgaactcacacagacacacactcttcatttaGCACCCCACATCCCCTGACCCCACATCCCCAGCACCCCACATCCCCTGACCCCACATcccctgaactcacacagacacacactcttcatttaGCATTTTTTTCCCCAGCTTCCCCTCAATcccctgaactcacacagaATTTTCATTTTACTCTTCCCCAGGTTGCACTTTAGAAAAATCAGAGATGAGAGCAAGCTGTGCCTGAGGCGGGACCGATGTGGTCTCATAATAAAACCACCTCGACTAAAAACACGTTCAACGGGTGCTGAAGACGCCGGCACAGCCAACAGTTTCATGGCCAGCATGTGGATTTGGGGAAAACGCTCTTGGTGTTTGGCCCAAAAGTAAAGAGCATTCTCAATGTCTGTGTCTTCAACAGTCTCAAAGTATTTTGCAACCTGCGTAGCaactagggctgcacgattatggccaaaatgataatcacgattattttgatcaatattgagatcacgattatttatcacgattattaattaattttagtgacaaaaatatttttccccATAAACATATTGGACTTGCTATCTGGCTCACCCAAATTCTTCCCCTCACATTTACTCCCCAAAATTACTGCAAATACAGATTGACTGTGACTTCCAAACTTCCAGCttgctactttgttaatatttggggaAACGTTAACGGCAACACAGTAATTACAAAGTattaagaaatactgttaatttgatgctttttaattcatttataaatggtgcactgtcaatTTAAGACCCTTTGCCAGATCCACtcaatagcctatggctagtgctgtgcccaCTCAGTTTGTAAATGGTCAGTAATGGGAACTGTTACCATTGCGCTCTCTCTCGTGCACGCTCAAATGctttcccaattaaatggagtagcataacgtagttagatctgctgcaatggagatactatgtatctcgatgtaacaagatgttttgacattgacattgtaaacgttctttaggaagagtgtaaagcagtttgcagtagcctgGGAAAAAATAGCTAGCTATGATAACCTAATTATATGCTTggcaggccggattaaagtgtggcgggccggatctatgataaactaataaatgctcgggcgggccggattaaagtgcgtggcgggccgcagtttggacacccctggtttAGTCATTCGTTGATATGTAAAACACTGACGTGTAGGCTACAATTTCATTATTGTTCACTCGTTTTGAGTAGGCTGTGTCTTGAAACGCATATGCATTGTAGGTTGCACATGTAGCTTATAAAATACATGAATATAATTCACGGATCCCGTCGTTAGCTCAACtcttattataggctatatcGGAGGAAGCAAACAGACTAAAAGTTAACGTGATAAAAAGGCATGTGTGgtttcatgtgatgtgtttcacGGTATGAGTTGAGAGCCCTGCTTTGCTTAAGTTGTTGGTTAACTCCACTTGCCTGAAATCCGAAATATTTTCGAACAACGGATGATCCGTTTTCGAGGGACAAGCTCTTGGCCTGCTGTGCCCCACATTTGATTTTTGATCGTCGTTTTTTTTGTATAGTctaactagcctactaatagTTACATAATGCTACTAGTCCACAGTGCATCCAAACTGAGCATTGCATCAGGCTGAGCAGTGCAGGGAACAGTTGTCATTGGTAGGCTGCATGCAGGCACATTGTTTTGTAGCGGAGTGTTctatgggttgccaggttggttCAATGGGTAGAGCACGCATTTTTAATATCGCTCGATCACGCAAATTTGATCGTGGGAATCCAAAATCGTGATCGTGATTAAAATtcgattaattgtgcagccctagtaGCAACACATGTTTGCTGCCCTGTGCTGCGCTTTTTGAGAGATTTGTACCTCGACAGCATGCGACCACATTTCTTTGGTGGGGAGTCTTCATCCTCTTCCAATGTGCCGTCCAAGTCATCTTGTTCTCCTCCGTATCTCTCAGCACATTTCTCAACCTCTGCAACCAGTGTTTCTGTGAGACATGAGGGCATGAGCACGTCATATCAAATGTTATGTAAACTAGAGATTATGATCACGCTGTGTTATGTTAAACATGTTAAATGTAATCTTGGAATAACAACACTGTTGTAGGTTATTACCCTTGCACTCTGTGGTAAAATGTAATACACCCAGTTTAATATGTTCTGGTAAGCAAATATGATACGAATTTACAGTAAGTTTTCATACATCAGTTTATGTACTAACCTTTCAGTGATTTTTTCAGGTCCTCTCTGTATCGCCTCTGGTATGCTGCACCCTGCTTGCACGTCACATCGAGATCCACCCAATTTAGGCCAAACTGTGGGTCCAGCATTGTGGAAAGGGTGTAGATTTTGTTGTTGAATGGCTCCTCCTTCCCAGTTTTCCCAGCCATGTCAAACTGTTCAAAAATCCCCTGGAAGCGTTTTTTCAGTGATCCGTGTAGTGCCCTTGCGATGGGTCTACACAGGATATGAGTTGTTTCACATTTTATTAAATGGGTGTTCAGGTCAAGAACAGTCGGCACAATGATGCTGATAGTTACAACTTTTTCCCCCTCTGTTAAGTTAGTAGCCTCAGCAAAAGGAGTAAGAATTGAGGTTAAGTCTCTGAGTTGGTTCCACTCACGTGGCGTGAAAACAACTTCTGAAAAGTCGTTAAGGCACATTTCGGTCAATGTTTTGTGATCCAGAGAAGTCAGTGCTTGTAGCTGTTTAAATGTACTATTCCATCTGGTGTTGTTCGCTGCAGGTACAGTTTTTGTTGTTCCACATGTGCTTTCAAATGTGTCTTTGAAAGCCGAGCTGGTGTGCAAGAGGGTAGAAAAGCGAGATGCTTTAGCAATGGCAAGACTAATTGATTTGACCTCTTTCATTCCATCTGAGACAACTAATTGAAGAGAATGGGCAAAACAAGAAAGCCTCTCCCCTGATAGCCCAAGTTCTGTGTCCTCATCAGTGTCCTCCCATAACTCCTCATCATCAAGGTCATCCTCGCTTTCTGTGTCAGAGGCTTGCTGCAGGGGCATTTGCACTTTGAAAGCGCATTTCATGTTGGCTGCATTGTCTGTTATATTATAACAAACTTTTTGCGCGATGCCATATTCTTCAAGTATTTCCTCAAAAGCATCAGAAATCCTCTCACCGCTGTGCCGTCCTGTAAACCGTCGGCATTCAAGCAGGTACGGTTCAAGGACACAGGATCCATTAGAGCAGTGTACTGCATGCGCAGT
Coding sequences within:
- the LOC125306355 gene encoding apolipoprotein A-I-like; the protein is MKVIAVLVLAVFTVCNANLFYADEPKPQLEQLKDTFWDYVAKATRTAEDTVQMIRKSQLGQDVSARLTESADVASQYAVTLQNQMTPLAQELMTKITQEAEVLRERLEQDLTTVKGKLEPYTEDMRAQVLQRVEELKAAVAPYAQSESLKTTLLQKSEELKGSLEQSVKELQSQLGPYTEELRQKVDQHLQDFQTNVAPLAADLQTQLAQRAQMVQQNLAPYAEDLKGKLDPYAQNLRAQLTSLYESFTKAN
- the LOC125306356 gene encoding uncharacterized protein LOC125306356 isoform X2, producing MDSKYTPISRSTISEKRIPVLVNQVKQTIVERLQSQPSVSVTVDIWSDRRLRSFLGVTAHAVHCSNGSCVLEPYLLECRRFTGRHSGERISDAFEEILEEYGIAQKVCYNITDNAANMKCAFKVQMPLQQASDTESEDDLDDEELWEDTDEDTELGLSGERLSCFAHSLQLVVSDGMKEVKSISLAIAKASRFSTLLHTSSAFKDTFESTCGTTKTVPAANNTRWNSTFKQLQALTSLDHKTLTEMCLNDFSEVVFTPREWNQLRDLTSILTPFAEATNLTEGEKVVTISIIVPTVLDLNTHLIKCETTHILCRPIARALHGSLKKRFQGIFEQFDMAGKTGKEEPFNNKIYTLSTMLDPQFGLNWVDLDVTCKQGAAYQRRYREDLKKSLKETLVAEVEKCAERYGGEQDDLDGTLEEDEDSPPKKCGRMLSS
- the LOC125306356 gene encoding uncharacterized protein LOC125306356 isoform X1, translated to MDSKYTPISRSTISEKRIPVLVNQVKQTIVERLQSQPSVSVTVDIWSDRRLRSFLGVTAHAVHCSNGSCVLEPYLLECRRFTGRHSGERISDAFEEILEEYGIAQKVCYNITDNAANMKCAFKVQMPLQQASDTESEDDLDDEELWEDTDEDTELGLSGERLSCFAHSLQLVVSDGMKEVKSISLAIAKASRFSTLLHTSSAFKDTFESTCGTTKTVPAANNTRWNSTFKQLQALTSLDHKTLTEMCLNDFSEVVFTPREWNQLRDLTSILTPFAEATNLTEGEKVVTISIIVPTVLDLNTHLIKCETTHILCRPIARALHGSLKKRFQGIFEQFDMAGKTGKEEPFNNKIYTLSTMLDPQFGLNWVDLDVTCKQGAAYQRRYREDLKKSLKETLVAEVEKCAERYGGEQDDLDGTLEEDEDSPPKKCGRMLSRYKSLKKRSTGQQTCVATRAAQLIEF